A single Campylobacter hyointestinalis subsp. hyointestinalis DNA region contains:
- a CDS encoding AAA family ATPase, whose amino-acid sequence MLDPKLSNIIKVANQIATLKSHEYISIEHIIYVLMDDEEFLQKLSNLNIKDHEALKADLENLLSGFPKALPNKNPIPTYKLNEILSKAVNKDKFDLDDFFDSILEDKDSTAYEILKFHGLQENLDDDIEYFATNLNEIASSFDPIIGREDEINTALQTLCRHKKNNPIFVGEAGVGKTAIVQGIVKKILNGNVPDKLKNSVIYSLDLVSLLAGAKYRGELEERLKFLIDKLKSNQNNILFIDEIHTILNQNGGESAVDIASVLKPYLANGAIRCIGATTYSEFRNFNKDKALLRRFAKIDVSEPSEDECFLILKGLKSTYEKFHNVTYNDEILKLSISLAKRYLSDKFLPDSSIDIIDEAGAKASINHKKQISKKLILEIVSKIANISNLNNTEDSTKLLKNLRNNLTSKIYGQDEAIYCINDALLCSYAGLNEKNRPIGVFLFTGSSGVGKSELARELANALNVHFERYDMSEYMEKHAVSRLIGSPPGYVGFENGGLLTNMVKKHPYSVILFDEIEKANDELLNIFLQIFDNASLTDGAGNKSDFKNTIIIMTSNLGTKEAPIMGFKKDEESKTGRAINNFFASEFRNRIDKIVYFNPLNKDVLEKIITKIISETSEEAKISIKLSSKAVTELIRIGYNPEFGARNLKRVIKDKIINTLAKELLFGKLKTSKKVAIDFDKEFKFDFKDRS is encoded by the coding sequence ATGCTAGATCCTAAATTATCAAATATCATAAAAGTAGCAAATCAAATAGCCACGCTTAAATCACACGAATATATCAGCATAGAACATATAATCTATGTTTTGATGGATGATGAAGAGTTTTTGCAAAAACTATCAAATTTAAACATAAAAGATCATGAAGCCTTAAAAGCGGACTTAGAAAATTTACTTAGCGGATTTCCAAAAGCCCTTCCTAACAAAAACCCAATACCTACGTACAAGCTAAATGAAATTCTCTCAAAAGCAGTAAATAAAGATAAATTTGATTTAGATGATTTTTTTGATTCTATTTTAGAAGACAAAGATTCTACGGCTTATGAGATCCTTAAATTTCATGGTTTGCAAGAAAACTTAGATGATGATATAGAGTATTTTGCTACAAATTTAAACGAGATAGCAAGTAGTTTTGATCCCATCATAGGCAGAGAAGACGAGATAAATACAGCCTTACAGACACTTTGCAGACATAAAAAAAATAATCCTATCTTTGTAGGAGAAGCCGGCGTTGGAAAAACAGCTATCGTTCAAGGAATAGTAAAAAAGATATTAAACGGCAATGTACCTGATAAGCTAAAAAATAGCGTCATATACTCGCTTGATCTTGTTTCTCTTTTAGCAGGAGCAAAATACAGGGGCGAGCTTGAAGAGAGATTAAAATTCCTTATCGATAAACTAAAATCCAACCAAAACAACATACTTTTTATCGATGAAATCCACACAATACTAAATCAAAATGGTGGCGAAAGTGCAGTAGATATAGCAAGTGTGCTAAAACCATACCTTGCAAACGGCGCCATAAGATGCATAGGAGCGACTACATATAGCGAGTTTAGAAACTTTAACAAAGATAAAGCCCTGCTTAGAAGATTTGCAAAAATAGACGTAAGCGAACCTAGTGAAGATGAGTGTTTTTTGATACTAAAAGGACTAAAATCAACCTATGAAAAATTCCATAACGTTACTTATAACGACGAAATTTTAAAACTTAGCATCAGCCTTGCAAAAAGGTATTTGAGCGATAAATTTCTACCTGATAGCTCCATAGATATCATAGATGAAGCAGGAGCAAAAGCCTCTATAAATCACAAAAAGCAGATAAGCAAAAAGCTAATACTAGAAATAGTTTCAAAAATAGCAAATATATCAAATTTAAACAATACTGAGGATAGCACAAAATTATTAAAAAATTTAAGAAATAATCTAACTTCAAAAATTTACGGTCAAGATGAAGCCATATATTGCATAAATGACGCTCTGCTCTGCTCATACGCTGGACTAAATGAAAAAAATAGACCTATTGGAGTATTTTTATTTACCGGAAGTAGCGGCGTAGGAAAAAGTGAGCTAGCACGCGAGCTAGCAAATGCTTTAAACGTGCATTTTGAACGCTACGATATGAGCGAATATATGGAAAAACATGCAGTGTCAAGGCTGATCGGCTCACCTCCTGGATACGTCGGATTTGAAAACGGTGGACTTTTGACAAATATGGTAAAAAAGCACCCTTACAGCGTTATTTTATTTGATGAGATAGAAAAAGCAAACGACGAGCTTTTAAATATATTTTTACAAATTTTTGACAACGCTAGTCTAACTGACGGGGCAGGAAACAAAAGCGACTTTAAAAATACAATCATTATAATGACGTCAAATTTAGGTACAAAAGAGGCTCCTATTATGGGCTTTAAAAAAGACGAAGAGAGTAAAACAGGACGCGCTATAAACAACTTCTTCGCATCCGAGTTTAGAAACCGTATAGACAAAATCGTATATTTTAATCCTCTAAACAAAGATGTACTTGAAAAAATAATCACAAAAATTATTAGCGAGACCAGCGAAGAGGCAAAAATAAGCATAAAACTTAGCAGCAAAGCCGTAACAGAGCTCATAAGAATCGGCTATAACCCTGAGTTTGGCGCTAGAAATTTAAAAAGAGTTATCAAAGATAAGATAATAAATACTTTAGCAAAAGAGCTACTTTTTGGCAAGCTTAAGACTAGCAAAAAAGTCGCTATAGACTTTGATAAAGAGTTTAAATTTGATTTCAAGGACAGATCATGA
- a CDS encoding RsiV family protein yields MKILAILFVCFGLIHAQSFSGEFIYAANKSYKVYIHDFKDNNIIKNCGDENSDETIDLNSFIFYVGDKRYEGKKDESGIVFSPIAKVSYNDENVTIKMLVKKIILPIIKKQNIKVLSYYDENTCFIKSEFDENQTMVYEPYSNYSSISYINYIDENVTNYQTFISNFNGVHPTFQTKNRVISNKDLSDFDIKSVYDLNSSEAINLLKSKILSKFKADAAVKNDSEAKDEFFDFNNITFNENFSISPLGITFYYPECELMPCINGGITVFFDFKELFKFKK; encoded by the coding sequence ATGAAGATCCTAGCCATACTATTTGTTTGTTTTGGTCTGATTCATGCGCAGAGCTTTAGCGGCGAGTTTATATATGCGGCAAACAAGAGCTATAAGGTTTATATCCATGATTTTAAAGATAATAATATCATAAAAAATTGCGGCGACGAAAATAGCGATGAAACTATAGATCTAAATAGTTTCATATTTTATGTAGGAGATAAAAGATATGAGGGCAAAAAAGATGAGAGCGGAATCGTATTTTCTCCTATAGCAAAAGTTTCGTATAATGATGAAAACGTAACGATAAAAATGCTAGTTAAAAAGATAATCCTACCAATTATCAAAAAACAAAACATCAAAGTATTGAGTTACTATGATGAAAATACATGCTTCATAAAAAGCGAATTTGATGAAAACCAAACTATGGTTTATGAGCCTTACTCAAACTATTCGTCTATAAGTTATATAAATTATATAGACGAAAATGTGACAAACTATCAAACTTTTATATCAAATTTTAACGGAGTTCATCCTACTTTTCAGACTAAAAATAGAGTTATTTCAAACAAAGATCTGAGTGATTTTGATATAAAAAGCGTTTATGATCTAAACTCAAGCGAAGCTATAAATTTACTAAAAAGCAAAATTCTAAGCAAATTTAAAGCAGATGCCGCAGTAAAAAACGACTCAGAAGCAAAAGATGAATTTTTTGATTTTAACAACATAACATTTAACGAAAATTTCAGTATAAGTCCGCTTGGTATAACGTTTTATTATCCAGAATGCGAACTTATGCCTTGCATAAACGGCGGTATAACAGTATTTTTTGACTTCAAAGAACTTTTTAAATTTAAAAAATGA
- the aat gene encoding leucyl/phenylalanyl-tRNA--protein transferase, with translation MMYNFPDPKNAPKHSPIAYGGDLSSQALLGAYKKGIFPWFMEGEEILWWSPDPRAVLYPKEVRVQKSIKPFLKKYKVKFDSDFTGLITLCKNARSEPTWISDKIIAAYTNLHNLGFAHSVEVYENDELIGGLYGLILGKIFCGESMISIKTNASKVALIALCKALDKFNFIIDAQVMNPHLKFMGALNLNRDEFLNILDIKKEEFCGFDKFSELIS, from the coding sequence ATGATGTATAACTTTCCAGACCCAAAAAATGCACCAAAACACTCTCCTATCGCCTATGGTGGCGATCTTAGTAGCCAAGCTCTGCTTGGGGCTTATAAAAAAGGTATTTTTCCGTGGTTTATGGAAGGCGAAGAGATACTTTGGTGGTCGCCTGATCCTAGAGCTGTTTTATACCCAAAAGAAGTGAGAGTTCAAAAAAGCATAAAACCGTTTTTAAAAAAATATAAAGTTAAATTTGACAGCGATTTTACAGGACTTATAACGCTTTGTAAAAATGCAAGAAGCGAGCCTACTTGGATAAGCGACAAAATCATCGCTGCTTATACAAATTTACACAATTTAGGCTTTGCTCATAGTGTAGAAGTTTATGAAAATGACGAGCTTATCGGTGGGCTTTATGGCCTCATTTTAGGTAAGATCTTTTGCGGGGAAAGTATGATAAGCATAAAAACAAACGCATCAAAAGTGGCTCTGATAGCTCTTTGTAAAGCTTTGGATAAATTTAATTTTATCATTGATGCTCAAGTTATGAATCCTCATCTTAAATTTATGGGTGCATTAAATTTAAATAGAGATGAATTTTTAAATATTTTAGATATTAAAAAAGAGGAATTTTGCGGATTTGATAAATTTAGTGAGTTGATTTCCTAA
- the flgB gene encoding flagellar basal body rod protein FlgB, with the protein MFVGFQTSKSRPLVAAALEGRVLRQQIISSNIANIDTPYYKSKDVDFESALIAKKNEIYGQNGDYGVFKMATTDPKHFGNIDFPASNLPTIYLRDGHTARNDANTVDLDVETTELSKNAIMVQAIDYASKKQGEIFKSVIDSSSKL; encoded by the coding sequence ATGTTTGTAGGCTTTCAAACAAGTAAGTCAAGACCTTTAGTAGCAGCCGCTCTTGAAGGTAGAGTTTTACGTCAACAAATCATTTCAAGCAATATAGCAAATATCGATACTCCGTACTATAAATCAAAAGACGTTGATTTTGAATCGGCTCTTATAGCCAAAAAAAATGAGATCTATGGACAAAATGGAGATTATGGCGTATTTAAGATGGCGACTACAGATCCAAAGCATTTTGGAAATATCGACTTTCCTGCTAGTAATCTACCGACTATCTATCTAAGAGATGGTCACACAGCAAGAAATGATGCAAACACCGTAGATTTAGACGTAGAAACAACAGAGCTTAGTAAAAACGCTATAATGGTTCAAGCCATAGACTACGCCAGCAAAAAACAAGGCGAGATATTTAAAAGCGTTATAGATTCAAGTAGCAAACTTTAA
- the flgC gene encoding flagellar basal body rod protein FlgC has product MAYLSDFDISGYGLSAQRFRMNVISSNIANANTTRTAEGGPYRRREVIFKAIDFDKQLNNTINSKNDFLQNENPLDDPDAPDFPKPALMSVIVDKVVRDDKDFKLKFDPNHPDADAKGYIMLPNINPVIEMADLIEATRAYQANVSAFQSAKTIANSAIDMLK; this is encoded by the coding sequence ATGGCATACTTAAGTGATTTTGACATAAGCGGTTACGGACTTAGCGCTCAACGTTTTCGTATGAACGTTATAAGCTCAAACATCGCAAACGCTAACACAACTAGAACTGCTGAAGGCGGTCCGTATCGTCGCAGAGAAGTTATTTTTAAAGCTATTGATTTTGATAAACAACTAAATAACACTATAAATTCTAAAAATGACTTTTTGCAAAATGAAAATCCTTTGGACGATCCGGACGCTCCTGATTTTCCAAAGCCAGCTTTGATGAGCGTTATAGTAGATAAAGTCGTACGCGATGATAAAGATTTCAAACTCAAATTTGATCCAAATCATCCAGACGCCGACGCAAAAGGATATATAATGCTTCCAAATATTAATCCAGTTATTGAAATGGCCGATTTAATAGAAGCAACAAGAGCTTATCAAGCAAACGTGTCTGCATTTCAAAGTGCAAAGACTATCGCAAATAGCGCTATAGATATGTTAAAATAA
- the fliE gene encoding flagellar hook-basal body complex protein FliE — MNISEISNLKEQSQTKKTEQNGSGSGFSDMLNKALNDLNDTQVKADKAVAELATGEVKDLHQAAIAIGKAETSMKLMLEIRNKAISAYKEISRTQL, encoded by the coding sequence ATGAATATCTCTGAAATATCAAATTTAAAAGAACAGAGTCAAACCAAAAAAACAGAACAAAATGGTTCTGGAAGTGGATTTTCTGATATGTTAAATAAAGCTCTAAATGATCTAAACGATACTCAAGTAAAAGCCGATAAAGCAGTAGCCGAACTAGCAACAGGTGAAGTCAAAGACTTACACCAAGCAGCGATCGCCATAGGAAAAGCCGAAACTAGCATGAAACTTATGCTAGAAATTCGCAATAAAGCCATAAGTGCATATAAAGAAATTTCAAGAACCCAACTATAA
- a CDS encoding peptidoglycan D,D-transpeptidase FtsI family protein — translation MNEHHSQGKVYVLFGFIIFGITLFLIVIFYRALLDRHLPKLQSSDFDSALRGSIITQDGFNIASSQKLYKAMLDTRNIDPNKKELFIKLYTLYSGDDPKKIRKILSKKGTVTLSYEIDAKGAAYLKELSRKLYRKKVFVPYEDPKTGLVTTQGMSIVESGEKRIYMAEDTFTPSIGYIKKVEKDGITKVEGVKGIEKVYENLLSSTQDALIKGPRDLANTIILSGDADLSKRIDGYNVVLNISLKLQKIIEKMANERANDLLAKEVIVGIMDSKTGKILSLASTERYNPSNITRNDYKALNSSSSEYAYEVGSVMKPFIFSLLLKENKVNPLEIINTYGGKYKLGQRIITDSHKNAFLSAEDIIVESSNIGMIQIVERLSEVDLYNGLLDFGFSKKTGIDLSYEQVGLLPSINELRNKTYRATLSYGYGLQATFMQLLNAYNTINNNGVMITPRIASHLEKYGKAYKIEEQEIKTVLPIEVAKTMKRILIKVVESDKGTARKARIDGLSIGGKTGTAHIATVGGYSDKRYNASFFGFVNDSKGNSYTIGVLVREPMKPYPYYFASWSALPIFKNTVELMIENGYLFPMPTIKKSQKVDEPEVGIILD, via the coding sequence ATGAATGAACACCACAGCCAAGGAAAAGTATATGTACTTTTTGGTTTTATTATTTTTGGAATAACCCTATTTCTCATAGTTATATTTTATAGAGCCTTGCTTGATCGTCATCTACCAAAACTGCAAAGCAGTGATTTCGACAGTGCTTTAAGAGGTTCTATCATCACGCAAGACGGATTTAACATAGCAAGTAGCCAAAAACTATATAAAGCTATGCTAGATACTAGAAACATAGATCCAAACAAAAAAGAGCTTTTTATCAAACTTTACACTCTTTATAGTGGAGATGATCCAAAAAAAATAAGAAAAATTTTAAGCAAAAAAGGTACGGTAACTTTATCTTATGAGATAGATGCCAAAGGCGCAGCGTATCTCAAAGAGCTATCTAGAAAATTATATAGAAAAAAAGTTTTCGTACCTTATGAAGATCCAAAAACAGGGCTTGTAACGACTCAAGGTATGAGCATAGTAGAAAGTGGCGAAAAAAGAATTTATATGGCAGAAGATACCTTTACGCCCTCCATTGGATATATAAAAAAAGTAGAAAAAGACGGGATAACAAAAGTAGAAGGCGTAAAAGGGATAGAAAAAGTATATGAAAACTTGTTATCTTCTACTCAAGACGCTCTTATAAAAGGTCCAAGAGATCTTGCAAATACGATCATTTTATCAGGTGACGCTGATCTGTCTAAAAGGATTGATGGCTATAACGTAGTTTTAAATATATCTCTTAAACTCCAAAAAATCATCGAAAAAATGGCAAATGAAAGAGCCAACGATCTCTTAGCAAAAGAAGTTATCGTAGGTATTATGGATAGTAAAACCGGCAAAATTCTATCATTAGCATCAACTGAAAGATACAACCCTTCAAATATAACCAGAAATGATTATAAAGCGCTAAATTCATCATCTAGCGAGTATGCTTATGAAGTCGGATCCGTCATGAAACCTTTTATATTTTCTTTATTGCTAAAAGAAAATAAAGTAAATCCTTTAGAGATCATAAACACTTATGGTGGTAAATATAAACTAGGTCAAAGGATAATAACAGATAGCCACAAAAACGCATTTTTAAGCGCTGAAGATATCATCGTAGAATCATCAAATATAGGAATGATACAAATAGTAGAGCGTCTTAGTGAAGTGGATCTTTACAACGGTCTTTTAGACTTTGGATTTTCGAAAAAAACAGGCATAGACTTAAGCTATGAGCAAGTCGGACTTTTACCATCTATAAATGAGCTAAGAAACAAAACTTACCGTGCTACTTTAAGTTACGGATATGGTCTGCAAGCGACATTTATGCAGCTTTTAAATGCGTACAACACCATAAATAATAACGGAGTTATGATAACTCCGAGGATCGCAAGTCATTTAGAAAAATACGGTAAAGCCTATAAGATAGAAGAACAAGAGATAAAAACCGTTCTTCCTATAGAAGTCGCAAAAACTATGAAAAGAATTCTTATCAAAGTAGTCGAAAGCGACAAAGGAACAGCTAGAAAAGCTAGGATAGACGGACTTAGTATAGGCGGAAAAACAGGAACTGCTCACATAGCCACAGTCGGTGGGTATAGCGACAAAAGATACAACGCAAGCTTTTTTGGTTTTGTAAATGACTCTAAAGGCAACAGCTATACTATAGGCGTTTTAGTAAGAGAGCCTATGAAGCCTTATCCGTATTATTTTGCTTCATGGAGTGCATTACCTATATTTAAAAACACGGTAGAGCTAATGATAGAAAATGGATATTTGTTTCCTATGCCTACTATCAAAAAATCCCAAAAAGTAGATGAGCCAGAAGTTGGGATTATATTAGACTAA
- the hemH gene encoding ferrochelatase yields the protein MKKAIILLNMGGADDLSQVEMFLKNMFNDPYILTIKNSKIRSILAWLITKMRLKSATSNYVVLGGKSPIGDITRSLVAKLNQKIKVGEIKFDYAMNYTPPFANDTLKKYINFDEIVLFPLYPQHSSTTITSSLDGAKKAISDLGIKANIKIVDYFYKDENYNDIIVNNIKNKTLNLDTKDIDLIFSSHSLPKKIIDSGDLYEKHTKEHVQILAGMLNKAGIKFKSVSLAYQSRLGPVEWLGPNLNEVLPKLESKKALIYPISFCIDNSETDFELSIEYRHVANENRFEYYEVVKAPNDSDEFVNFIAKKVSLI from the coding sequence ATGAAAAAAGCAATTATTTTGCTAAATATGGGTGGAGCAGACGATCTATCTCAAGTTGAGATGTTTTTAAAAAATATGTTTAACGATCCATATATTTTGACTATAAAAAATTCAAAAATAAGAAGTATTTTGGCGTGGCTCATCACAAAAATGAGATTAAAAAGCGCTACTAGCAACTATGTGGTGCTTGGTGGTAAATCCCCTATAGGAGATATAACTAGATCATTAGTGGCCAAACTAAATCAAAAAATTAAAGTTGGCGAGATCAAATTTGATTATGCTATGAATTATACCCCACCTTTTGCAAATGATACGCTCAAAAAATATATAAATTTTGATGAAATAGTACTATTTCCACTGTATCCTCAGCACTCTTCTACGACGATCACTTCAAGTCTTGACGGGGCTAAAAAAGCTATAAGCGATCTTGGTATAAAAGCTAATATCAAAATAGTTGATTATTTTTACAAAGATGAAAATTATAATGACATCATAGTAAATAATATTAAAAATAAGACTTTAAATTTAGATACTAAAGATATTGATTTGATATTTTCATCTCACTCTTTGCCTAAAAAGATCATAGATAGCGGAGATTTGTACGAAAAGCATACAAAAGAACATGTTCAAATTTTAGCTGGTATGTTAAATAAAGCTGGGATCAAATTTAAAAGCGTATCTTTAGCGTATCAATCAAGGCTTGGACCAGTAGAGTGGTTAGGTCCAAATTTAAATGAAGTTTTGCCTAAACTTGAGAGTAAAAAAGCACTTATTTATCCGATCAGTTTTTGTATAGATAACTCAGAAACCGATTTTGAGCTTAGTATTGAGTATAGACATGTGGCAAATGAAAATAGATTTGAGTATTACGAAGTGGTAAAAGCACCAAATGATAGCGATGAATTTGTAAATTTTATAGCCAAAAAAGTTAGTCTAATATAA
- the alaS gene encoding alanine--tRNA ligase translates to MDIRKEYLDFFKSKGHEIIPSAPLVPDDASLLFTNAGMVPFKSIFTGDVPRPTPPIRTSCQTCIRAGGKHNDLDNVGYTARHHTFFEMLGNFSFGEYFKKDAIAYAWEFVTEVLKLPKEKLYVTVHENDDEAYEIWQKFIQKDRIYRFGDKDNFWAMGDTGPCGPCSEIFYDQGSEHFNSDEDYMGGDGDRFLEIWNLVFMQFERSKDGTMTPLPKPSIDTGMGLERVTAIKEGKFSNYDSSLFMPIINEVAKIANLKYEYESGASFRVISDHIRSTTFLLAQGVNFDKEGRGYVLRRILRRALRHGYLLGIKEPFMYRLVDKVVELMGEHYDYLKEKKEYVKELIKLEEERFLATIAAGLDLFNEELAKTSSKTFSGEVAFKLYDTYGFPLDLTADMLREKGLSVDEAKFDELMNEQKARAKASWKGSGDTAKESGDFKALLEEFGENEFIGYENLKSTSKILALLNSEFKRVNELKNGEIGYVMLDSTPFYAQSGGQCGDIGLLGEDQVLDTKKYFGLNLSTIEAKNSIKIGDTVLCEVSLDRLEIRRHHSATHLLHAALRSILGAHIAQAGSSVEANKLRFDFSHPKPVTKEELEKIENFVNEAILKGAKAKTEIMDIEEAKKSGAIALFGEKYADKVRVLTLGPSKELCGGTHVENLNEIGSFFIVRESGVSAGVRRIEAVCSKAALELSKEFRKEINDIKDSLKGADPLLAIKKLKDEIKTLQNDLKNASNTKDLDIKDINGTKVVVSKFDGDIKSKIDEIKNKFDKVVVFLASAKDGKVSLGAGSKNTSIKAGELVKKVAPLVGGGGGGRDDFATAGGKDESKIDEALNAATKFISENL, encoded by the coding sequence ATGGATATTAGAAAAGAATATTTGGATTTTTTTAAAAGCAAAGGACATGAGATTATCCCATCAGCTCCGCTAGTCCCAGATGATGCGAGCTTACTTTTTACAAATGCCGGAATGGTGCCTTTTAAAAGCATTTTTACAGGAGATGTGCCTCGCCCTACTCCGCCTATTCGTACAAGCTGTCAGACTTGTATAAGAGCTGGTGGAAAGCACAACGACTTAGATAACGTCGGCTACACGGCTCGTCACCATACGTTTTTTGAAATGCTAGGAAATTTCAGCTTTGGCGAATACTTCAAAAAAGATGCCATAGCTTACGCGTGGGAATTTGTCACAGAAGTGCTAAAGTTGCCAAAAGAAAAGCTTTATGTCACAGTTCATGAAAATGATGATGAAGCCTATGAAATTTGGCAAAAATTTATACAAAAAGATAGAATTTACCGCTTTGGCGATAAAGATAACTTTTGGGCTATGGGAGATACTGGACCTTGCGGACCTTGTAGTGAGATATTTTATGATCAAGGAAGCGAGCATTTTAACAGTGACGAAGATTATATGGGTGGCGATGGAGATAGATTTTTAGAAATTTGGAACCTTGTATTTATGCAGTTTGAAAGAAGCAAAGACGGCACTATGACTCCACTTCCAAAGCCTTCAATTGACACTGGAATGGGACTTGAGAGAGTAACTGCTATAAAAGAGGGTAAATTTAGCAACTATGACAGCTCTTTATTTATGCCTATAATAAACGAAGTTGCAAAAATCGCAAATTTAAAATATGAGTATGAGAGCGGCGCTAGTTTTAGGGTTATAAGCGATCATATTCGCTCAACTACATTTTTACTAGCTCAAGGCGTAAATTTCGATAAAGAGGGCCGTGGATATGTCCTAAGACGCATACTAAGAAGAGCTCTTCGCCATGGATACTTACTTGGGATAAAAGAGCCATTTATGTATAGATTAGTTGATAAAGTAGTAGAATTAATGGGTGAGCACTATGATTATTTAAAAGAGAAAAAAGAGTATGTAAAAGAGCTGATAAAACTAGAAGAAGAAAGATTCTTAGCCACTATAGCTGCTGGGCTTGATCTATTTAACGAAGAATTAGCAAAAACTTCAAGCAAAACTTTTAGTGGTGAAGTAGCATTTAAATTATATGATACTTACGGATTTCCACTTGATTTAACAGCTGATATGCTAAGAGAAAAGGGACTTAGCGTAGATGAGGCTAAATTTGATGAGCTAATGAATGAGCAAAAAGCAAGAGCTAAAGCTAGCTGGAAGGGTAGTGGAGATACTGCAAAAGAGAGCGGAGACTTTAAGGCTTTGCTTGAAGAATTTGGCGAAAATGAGTTTATCGGATATGAAAATTTAAAAAGCACTAGCAAAATTTTAGCCCTTTTAAATAGCGAATTTAAAAGAGTAAATGAGCTAAAAAATGGAGAAATCGGATACGTGATGCTAGACTCTACTCCATTTTACGCACAAAGCGGCGGACAGTGTGGAGATATAGGTCTGTTAGGAGAAGATCAAGTTCTTGATACTAAAAAATATTTCGGTCTAAATTTAAGCACTATAGAAGCAAAAAATAGCATAAAAATAGGAGATACCGTACTTTGTGAAGTTAGCCTAGATAGGCTAGAGATTCGCCGTCACCACTCAGCCACCCACTTGCTCCATGCAGCACTTAGAAGTATTCTTGGAGCTCACATAGCTCAAGCTGGAAGTAGTGTAGAAGCAAACAAACTTAGATTTGACTTTTCTCATCCAAAACCAGTAACAAAAGAAGAGTTAGAAAAAATTGAGAATTTCGTAAATGAAGCGATCTTAAAAGGTGCTAAAGCAAAAACAGAAATAATGGACATAGAAGAAGCTAAAAAAAGCGGAGCGATAGCTCTGTTTGGTGAAAAATACGCAGACAAAGTCAGAGTCTTAACACTTGGTCCATCAAAAGAGCTTTGTGGAGGAACTCACGTAGAAAATTTAAATGAGATAGGAAGCTTTTTCATCGTCCGTGAAAGCGGAGTCAGTGCTGGAGTAAGACGTATAGAGGCGGTTTGCTCTAAAGCAGCGCTTGAGCTATCAAAAGAGTTTAGAAAAGAGATAAACGATATAAAAGATAGTTTAAAAGGTGCAGATCCATTGCTTGCCATCAAAAAGCTAAAAGATGAGATAAAAACGCTTCAAAACGATCTAAAAAACGCTTCAAACACAAAAGATCTAGACATAAAAGATATAAACGGTACAAAAGTCGTAGTATCCAAATTTGATGGAGATATAAAAAGCAAAATAGACGAAATAAAAAATAAATTTGATAAAGTAGTAGTATTTCTAGCCAGTGCAAAAGACGGTAAAGTGAGCTTAGGAGCAGGAAGTAAAAACACAAGCATAAAAGCAGGAGAATTAGTAAAAAAAGTAGCTCCGCTAGTAGGCGGTGGCGGTGGCGGAAGAGATGACTTTGCTACTGCTGGAGGTAAAGATGAGAGCAAAATAGACGAAGCTCTAAATGCTGCTACTAAATTTATAAGTGAGAACCTTTGA
- the maf gene encoding septum formation inhibitor Maf yields the protein MIVLASSSESRAQILRDFNIPFIQISMDYDETSTQKTSPNSYSMNVVIQKSKQFFSKFKKQYDNVLFADSSVICKGRILGKAKDEDEAWQMLDLQSGSLVSVYTAMKFVSTKFDIDALSVTTFKFDIFQKDDLEKYIKSGLWKDKAGAMMCEGFNKKYILQTHGNKSTAMGLNAQILKAFL from the coding sequence ATGATAGTTCTTGCTTCTAGCTCTGAGAGTAGAGCTCAAATTTTACGTGATTTTAATATACCATTTATTCAAATAAGCATGGATTATGACGAAACTAGCACTCAAAAAACATCGCCCAATTCATATTCTATGAATGTCGTTATCCAAAAATCAAAACAGTTCTTTTCCAAATTTAAAAAACAATACGATAATGTTTTATTTGCCGACAGCAGCGTTATTTGTAAAGGTCGAATTTTAGGTAAAGCAAAAGATGAAGATGAAGCGTGGCAAATGCTCGATTTGCAAAGCGGATCTCTAGTTAGCGTATATACGGCTATGAAATTCGTCTCTACTAAATTTGATATTGACGCTCTTAGCGTTACTACTTTTAAATTTGATATTTTTCAAAAAGATGATTTGGAAAAGTACATAAAAAGCGGTCTTTGGAAAGATAAAGCAGGAGCGATGATGTGCGAAGGATTTAATAAAAAATATATTTTGCAAACTCATGGCAATAAATCCACCGCCATGGGGCTTAATGCTCAAATTTTAAAGGCGTTTTTATGA